One genomic segment of Oncorhynchus mykiss isolate Arlee chromosome 10, USDA_OmykA_1.1, whole genome shotgun sequence includes these proteins:
- the LOC118966694 gene encoding uncharacterized protein LOC118966694, which yields MSDLETIELAALGRPFQLGMLYDCRRDVLIPGITLWDSEMLQKHINVCPQPNTDFKIIASDSSEAKSEALNVSASLEASFLSGLVSVKGSAEFLHDKKTSKRQSRVSLQYRTTTRFEQLTMDHLGAGNVKHCNVFQEGSATHVVTALHYGAQAFFVFDQEVSSGENHQDIQGNLLCTIKKIPLTTIEGQGNLKMSEEEQRETNKFNCTFHGDFALENNPVTFEDAIKVYAGLPRLLGEKGEHAVPMTVWLYPLKNLDSAAAQLVRQISVSQVRRTQRILDGLDNTDVQCQDIMKEDMAIKFPELKAKLNTFRDLCSEYKQVFQKGLCKVLPNIRGGGMEEEELIKMLNIKERSPFQNDLMITYLDDREREMNVVSSYLDIMKEVQVVYSSSELDGIVLDQANDYVVCFALSFLKEKEEYLVVLENYLLEESKSDFSLTPYNPNAAGKTAAEKWFRSGEVTTLTRQTINLFLDFIESNKDRENLAFCIASIPNKLLTASSIHVYERGTLLNPQFELPSKPSVPTIKSLGHDCVHLQVNPPNLGVTSVESYQVLYQAELADSEWIEVKLGATTNQVTMSRLDPYKKYRFSCKAVCIPGVSLCSDWTEYVRTRPCSPPGPPTEKRIESGSIRVNWDIPTMVGDDVDVIGYVVEYRKSVKTINNQMWHTIKTTTREGILEGLEADTAYSIRVSANCGKAGNSLPSPETVLTTLRVSDPQPKTSKSTGAKSEEFLKKSKKVEKGNPSIHLLNLEQKYGVSDSFNQYTFGRKVEQRNNTVILLLGATGAGKTTLVNVMINYILGVKWEDCYRFKLINEVTNRSQAESQTVVVTSYELYNQPGFQIPYSLTIIDTPGFGDTRGMAHDKLVTQKVKDFLCNPLGINHIDAVCFVVQAPLVRLSPSQRYIFDSILSIFGKDVAENILMLVTFVDGKHIPVLEAIKAANLPCKKDKKGLPTHFKFNSSFLFLKEMASSSEDDDFDDDHKAQCPEQWRSTFKEIKKFFQALESIESKDLTLTKKVLEERELLEKTMTCLTPQITAGLSKLSEIKSFKQCLENEDENMKQNKHFETEVNVLQVKRSKLAQDFATNCKICNFTCHTCCFLPNEDDIKSCAVMDDDGNCTICPEKCSSNDHDREQVLLTYETKTEKKTIQELKDNFMKAWGKSMETKEMLDKLEDEFHMIHDALMNLITQSSDCLKRLNDVALKPSSLSTMEYIEMLIRTEEDEHKPGFEDRIVGLKKIKEESEILDKIAKGEDLLPNERSFLKDKEDRGQEVPT from the coding sequence AAAGCGTCAGTCTAGGGTTTCTCTGCAGTACCGTACCACCACTCGCTTCGAACAGTTGACAATGGACCACCTGGGGGCAGGAAATGTGAAACACTGTAATGTCTTCCAAGAGGGCTCTGCAACCCATGTGGTGACTGCCCTGCACTACGGAGCCCAGGCCTTCTTCGTTTTTGACCAAGAGGTTTCCTCAGGAGAAAACCACCAGGACATCCAGGGAAACCTGCTGTGCACAATAAAAAAGATCCCTCTCACTACAATAGAAGGGCAGGGAAATTTGAAGATGAGTgaggaagagcagagagagaccaaTAAATTCAACTGCACCTTCCATGGTGATTTTGCACTAGAAAACAACCCTGTCACATTTGAAGATGCCATCAAGGTGTATGCTGGCCTGCCACGTCTGCTAGGGGAGAAGGGAGAACATGCTGTGCCCATGACTGTCTGGCTCTATCCTCTCAAGAACCTGGACTCTGCAGCTGCCCAGCTAGTCAGGCAGATCAGTGTTAGCCAGGTACGTCGCACACAGCGAATCTTGGACGGACTGGACAATACTGATGTACAATGCCAGGACATAATGAAGGAAGACATGGCTATCAAGTTCCCTGAACTCAAAGCCAAGCTCAACACATTCAGGGACTTGTGCTCAGAGTACAAGCAGGTGTTCCAGAAAGGTCTCTGCAAGGTTCTTCCCAAcataagaggaggaggaatggaggaggaagagCTGATCAAAATGCTCAACATCAAAGAACGATCTCCATTCCAGAATGACCTCATGATCACGTACctggacgacagagagagagagatgaatgttgTCAGCTCTTACCTTGACATAATGAAAGAGGTACAAGTTGTGTACTCAAGCAGTGAATTGGATGGAATAGTGCTTGATCAAGCTAATGATTATGTAGTGTGTTTTGCATTATCCTTTTTGAAGGAGAAAGAAGAGTATCTGGTAGTCTTGGAGAACTACTTGCTGGAAGAATCTAAGAGTGATTTTTCACTGACACCTTACAACCCCAACGCAGCCGGGAAGACTGCAGCAGAAAAGTGGTTTCGCTCGGGTGAGGTAACGACCCTGACCAGGCAAACCATAAATCTGTTCCTAGACTTCATAGAGTCTAACAAAGACAGAGAAAATCTTGCATTCTGCATTGCATCAATTCCAAACAAACTCCTCACCGCATCCTCCATCCATGTCTATGAAAGAGGGACACTTTTGAATCCACAGTTTGAGCTGCCGTCAAAGCCAAGTGTTCCCACCATCAAGAGTCTGGGGCATGACTGTGTCCACTTGCAAGTCAACCCTCCCAACCTTGGTGTTACCTCTGTGGAGTCGTACCAGGTTTTGTACCAGGCTGAGCTGGCTGACTCTGAGTGGATCGAGGTCAAATTGGGTGCTACAACTAACCAGGTCACCATGAGTCGTTTGGACCCTTACAAAAAGTACCGCTTTAGCTGCAAGGCCGTGTGTATACCTGGTGTGAGCCTCTGCAGTGACTGGACAGAATACGTCAGGACCCGCCCATGTAGCCCTCCTGGACCCCCCACAGAGAAGAGGATAGAATCGGGAAGTATCCGAGTGAATTGGGACATTCCTACCATGGTGGGAGATGATGTTGACGTCATTGGTTATGTGGTTGAATACAGAAAGAGTGTAAAGACTATAAACAATCAGATGTGGCACACCATCAAAACCACCACTAGAGAGGGTATACTGGAAGGACTAGAGGCTGACACTGCATACAGCATCAGAGTCTCTGCTAACTGTGGCAAAGCAGGGAACAGTCTACCCAGTCCTGAGACTGTCCTGACTACCCTTAGGGTCTCTGATCCCCAACCGAAGACGAGCAAATCAACCGGAGCAAAAAGTGAGGAATTCCTCAAAAAATCCAAGAAGGTGGAAAAGGGCAACCCCTCAATCCACTTGCTGAATCTGGAACAGAAGTATGGTGTAAGTGACAGTTTTAACCAGTACACATTTGGGAGGAAAGTTGAGCAACGGAATAACACGGTGATATTGCTTCTGGGGGCCACAGGTGCAGGAAAAACAACTCTGGTCAATGTCATGATAAACTACATTCTTGGGGTAAAGTGGGAAGATTGTTACCGCTTTAAGCTCATCAATGAGGTGACCAATAGGTCACAGGCTGAGAGCCAGACTGTGGTTGTGACATCATACGAGCTCTACAACCAGCCAGGCTTTCAGATTCCTTATTCTCTGACCATCATTGACACACCAGGGTTCGGAGACACCAGAGGAATGGCTCATGATAAATTGGTCACCCAAAAGGTGAAGGATTTCTTGTGTAACCCTTTAGGGATTAATCACATTGATGCAGTCTGCTTTGTAGTGCAGGCACCACTTGTTCGTCTCAGTCCTTCCCAGAGATACATCTTTGATTCCATCCTGTCCATCTTTGGAAAGGATGTTGCTGAAAACATCCTGATGCTTGTGACATTTGTTGATGGGAAGCACATACCGGTGCTAGAGGCCATCAAAGCTGCAAATCTTCCCTGTAAGAAAGACAAGAAGGGGCTACCAACCCATTTCAAATTCAACAGTTCATTTCTGTTCTTAAAGGAGATGGCGAGCAGCTCTGAAGATGATGATTTTGATGATGATCATAAGGCCCAGTGTCCAGAGCAATGGAGGTCAACTTTCAAGGAGATAAAGAAATTTTTCCAAGCACTGGAAAGCATTGAGAGTAAAGATCTGACCCTGACAAAGAAAGTTCTGGAAGAACGTGAGCTTCTGGAGAAGACCATGACATGCCTGACCCCTCAGATCACAGCAGGTCTGTCAAAGCTAAGCGAGATCAAAAGCTTCAAACAGTGTCTGGAGAACGAGGACGAGAACATGAAACAGAACAAACATTTTGAGACCGAGGTAAATGTGTTGCAGGTCAAGAGAAGCAAATTAGCCCAGGACTTTGCGACAAACTGCAAGATATGCAATTTCACATGTCACACCTGCTGCTTCCTCCCAAATGAGGATGACATCAAAAGTTGTGCCGTGATGGATGATGATGGCAACTGCACCATATGTCCAGAAAAATGCTCTTCTAATGACCACGACAGGGAACAAGTCTTGTTGACTTACGAAACAAAGACTGAGAAAAAGACTATTCAAGAACTGAAGGACAACTTCATGAAGGCGTGGGGCAAATCTATGGAAACCAAGGAGATGCTGGATAAGCTTGAGGATGAATTTCACATGATCCATGACGCGCTGATGAATTTGATCACGCAGTCTTCTGACTGTCTCAAGAGACTTAATGATGTTGCCCTGAAACCAAGCTCTCTCTCCACTATGGAGTACATTGAGATGCTCATTCGCACAGAGGAGGACGAACACAAGCCAGGCTTCGAGGATCGGATCGTTGGGTTGAAGAAAATAAAGGAAGAGTCTGAGATTCTGGACAAGATTGCAAAAGGAGAAGATTTACTCCCAAATGAGAGATCATTCTTAAAGGATAAAGAGGATAGAGGGCAGGAGGTTCCAACATAA